The Achromobacter spanius genome includes the window TGGCCACCTGGCCGCCCGCGTAGGCGGGGGGCAGGCCGCTACCCAGTGCGCTGCCGGTGACGGTCACGGGTGCCAGCGTGGCGGTGCCCGCGTCGGGGATGGCGGACAGGCGGAACTGGTTGGGCGCCTCGCGCGTGGCGCGCAGGCCGGTGCCGGCCAGGGCCTGGCTCAGGGCGTCGGCGCGGGAATAGCGTCCGCGCACGCCGCTGCTTTGGCGGCCGGCAAGCAGTTGCGGCGGGGCGGCCAGCAAGATGCCGGTTTCATTGGCCAGGCGGGTCAGCACCTGGCCCACGGGGGCGGCGGGTATGTCGAACGTCAGCAGTTCGCTGGCCTGGCCGGCGCCCGCGGCCGCAGGCTGGGCATGCAGGGCCGGCGCCCAGATCGCCGACAGGGCGAGGGCCAGCGCCAGCGTGGGGGCGGGGGAAAAACGAGGGGACATGACGGAACCTGTGCGCGCTTGCGAAAAAGGAAAAGGAAGTTGGCAATGTCCTGCGTTGCAGGAACTCTCACTTTCCTAAATCGAACCTGCCTTCAAAACCCGGAACCGCCGCGCGGGTTTTTTTGGGTTTCTCTTGGATTTTTTTGGATTTCTTATCTAGGCACGCGGTTCAAGGCTGATCCACCAGGGCAAGGTGCGCTGCAGGCGGATGGGCAGCACCGAGGCCAGCATGTCCAGCGCGCGGTCCACGTCGTTCAGCGGATAGCTGCCAAACACCGGCAGATCCCGCAATTGCGGCGACAGGCCCAGGTGCCCGGCATGGTAGCGGCGTAGCGCGGCCACGACTTCCGACAGGGGCGTGCCGTCGGCTAGCAGCAGGCCTTGGCGCCAGCTTTCGCGCGCGGGGTCGGCCGGCATCAGGGGCTGCAAGGTGTCGCGGGTGAAGCGCGCCTGCCGTCCCGCCGAGACGACTTCGCTGGCGCCCGAGCGCAAGGCGGTCACGCGGACCGCGCCGTCATACACGGCGACCAGCGTGTCCGCGTCGGCCTCGCTGACTGAAAAGCGCGTGCCCAGGGCTTGCAAAGAGCCTTGTCCGGTGTCCACGAAAAAGGGGCGCAGCGGGTCCTTGCCGGTATCCACCAGGATTTCGCCCGCCACCAGTTGCAGCCGGCGCTGGGTGCCGCTGTACGCCACATTGAAAGCGCTGAGCGCGTTGATCCAGACGCGGGTGCCGTCGGCCAGCGTGACTTGCCGCGTTTCGCCCACGCCGGCGCGGTAGTCCGTGCCCCAGAGCGTGGCCAGCGTGGATAAGGGCGTCTGGCGCCATGCGGTCCAGCCCAAGCACGACAGGCCGAAGGCCGCGCCCAGCCCTAGCAGCACCTGGCGCCGACGGCGCGGCGCGGCGCTGATCGATTGGTGAAACGCCGACACGGCGGCGTTGCGGTCGGGGCTGGTCTGCAAGGGGGTGAAGCGGCGGTCGATGCGTTCCACGTAGCTCCAGGCCTGCCGCTGCTCGGCGCCCCGGTCCAGCCATTGCCGCCATTGCTGCCGCTCGGCCGAAGACGCCTGACCGGTGCGCAGCAAGGCGTACCACTCGGCGGCTTCTTCCATCACGTCGTGCGTGGGTTCGGACGCGGCCAGGGTGCTCATGGCGTGGCGGGGGAGGGGGTGGCCGTGTCGTCGGCCAGGCGGTCGCGCAGGCCGTCTGTCGTGTCGTCGCTCAAGCCAGCGGCCAGCCTGGCTTCCAGCTTCATGCAGCACAGCATGGCGCGCGCCACGTACTTGCGCACCATGCGGGCGGATACGTTCAGCGTGTCAGCAACTTCCTGGTCGGTCATTTCGCAGGCGACCGCCATGACGAAAGCGTGCGCGACCTTGGGCGGCAGCTCGCGCAGCATGGTGTCGATTTCGCCCAGCGCTTCAAGCACGATGGCCTGGTCCTCGGCGGACGACACGGTGGGTTCGGGCTGCTTGGCCAGCGTGTCCAGCCAGGCTTGTTCCAGGCTGCGGCGGCGCCACAGGTCCACGCACATGCCGTTGGCCATCTTGCGCAAATAGCTGCGCGCCTGCTGCGGAGTGTCGAAGTGGCAGGGGCGGGTGAGCAGCCGCACGAAAGCATCGTGCGCCAGGTCGGCCGCGTCGGCCGCGTTGCCCAGGCGCCAGTTCACCCAGGCCAGCAACCAATGGTGATGGTTGCCGTACAGGTGTTCAAAGTCCTGGGACAAAGGGGGTGCAGCGCTCAAGATCCCGCCCGCTCGTGATAAGTGTCCGCATCGATGACAGCTATTAATGCTAATGCGAACACTTATCAATTATTTAACGAGCGCAGATTATGGCTTGGCGCGCCCGGGCTTGGCAACCCGGGATAAAACCAGTGTGGCGCGGGGGCGTCAGGCCGGCGTCATCACCCCATCCACCATGCGCGTGAGCGACAGCGGGTTGGCGCGCTTGACGCCATCGGGCAGCAGCGCGTCGGGCAGGTCCTGGTAGCAGACCGGGCGCAGGAAGCGGCGAATCGCGGTGGCGCCGACCGACGTGGACGCCGGGTTCGACGTGGCCGGGAAGGGGCCGCCGTGCACCATGGCGTGGCTGACTTCCACGCCGGTCGGGTAGCCATTGGCCAGGATGCGGCCGGCCTTGCGCTCCAGCACGGGCAGCAGTGCTTGGGCTTGCGCCACGTCGGCTTCGTCCACGAAGAGGGTGGCCGTCAACTGGCCTTCCAGGTGTTCGGCCACGGCCGTCATCTGGGCCACGTCGCGGCAGGCCACCACCAGCGAGGCGGGGCCGAACACTTCGGCTTCCAGTTCGTGCGACGCCAGGAAGCGGTCGGCCTGCGTGCCGAACACGACCGCGCCCGCGGCGTTGGCTTCCGGCTTGGATGCTTCGCCCCGGCCCAGCGTGGCCACGCTGGCGTGCTTGGCCAGCGCGTCGGCGCCGTCCTGGTAGGCGGCAAAGATGCCGGGGGTCAGCATGGTGGCCGCGCCCTTGGCCTTGACGGCTTCGGCGGCGGCTTGACGGAAGCGGTCCAGCGCCGGGCCTTCCACGCCGATGACCAGGCCGGGATTGGTGCAGAACTGGCCCACGCCCATGGCCAGCGAATCGACAAACCCACGGGCGATGGCTTCGGCGCGCGCGTCCAGGGCGGCCGGCATCAGGAACACCGGGTTGATGCTGGACATTTCGGCGTAGACGGGAATCGGCACCGGGCGGGCATTGGCGGCGGCGACCAGCGCCAGGCCACCCCGGCGCGAGCCCGTGAAGCCGACGGCGGCAATGGCCGGATCCGACACCAGGGCGGTGCCGATTTCGCTGCCCGCGCCAAACAGCAACGAGAACGTGCCTTCAGGCAAACCGTGCTTGGCGACGGCGGCCTGGATCACCCGGCCCACCATTTCAGAGGCGCCCGGGTGCGCGTTGTGCGCCTTGACGATGACGGGGCAACCGGCGGCCAGCGCCGACGCGGTGTCGCCGCCCGCCACCGAGAAAGCCAGCGGGAAGTTGCTGGCGCCGAACACCGCGACAGGGCCCAGCGGCACGTTGGCCAGGCGCAGGTCGGCGCGCGGCAGCGGTTGGCGTTCGGGTTGCGCGGGGTCGATGGTGGCGTCCAGGAAGTAGCCGTCGCGCACCACGCGGGCGAACAGGCGCAACTGGCCCACGGTACGGCCGCGTTCACCTTGCAGGCGCGCTACCGGCAGGCCGGTTTCCAGGTGGGTGCGTTCAATTAGCGCGTCACCCAGCGCCAGGATGCCCTCGGCGATGCTTTCCAGGAACTGCGCACGGGTTTCCAGCGGCGCGGCGCGATAGGGGTCAAAGGCGGCGCGGGCCAGCTCGGCGGCGCGCGCGACGTCGTCCGCCGAGCCTGCGGGGAAGGCGGGCTCCAGGCGTTCGCCGGTGGCGGGGTTGATGGCGTGTTGCGCCGCGCCCGAGCCCAGGACGGCGCTATTGCCGATCAGCATTTGGCCGGTCAGGGTCATGATGAATTCTCCGAAAAAAAGACAGCCCCTGGTCGGGGGCGTAGGTGCACGGTAGATGCCGCGTTGAATGTAAGTCATCGTACAACACGAAACACCCAGATTTCAAGGTGATTGCTCTATGTATGTACTTGTAGACAAGGGGAAACCCCAAATTTATTTATCCCCTGTTTCGCGGATATTCTCGTGGTTGTACGATAACGTATCGGATGCGCGGATTCGCGTGCATCGCTGCGTATCTCCCCAAGGCAAAAGGATTTTTCATGCAGGTTGCGGCAGACCAAACGCCGGTGCTTATCAAGATTCACCCGCAAGACAATGTGGCGATCGTGGCCAATGAAGGGGGGCTGCCCGCCGGCACGGTGTTGCCCGATGGCCTGCAATTGGTGGACGCCGTGCCGCAAGGGCACAAGGTGGCCTTGCAAGATCTGGCCGAAGGCGACCCCGTGGTGCGCTACAACGTGGTGGTCGGCTTTGCCGCCAAGGATCTGCCGCGCGGAAGCTGGATCAACGAGCGCGTCACCACCATGCCCACCGCACGCACCTTGGAAGACCTGCCCGTGGGCACGCGCATCACGCCGCTGCCGCCGCTGGAAGGCTACACGTTCGAGGGCTACCGCAACGCCGACGGCACCGTGGGTACGCGCAATATCCTGGCCATCAGCACCACGGTGCAATGCGTGCAGGGCGTGGTCGAACACGCCGTGGCGCGCATCCGCCAGGAACTGTTGCCGCGCTATCCCAACGTGGACGACGTGGTCGGCATCGAACACACCTATGGCTGCGGCGTGGCCATTGATGCCCCCGGCGCGGCGATTCCCATCCGCACCTTGCACAACATCGCCCGCAACCCGAACTTTGGCGGCACGTCCATGGTGGTCAGCCTGGGTTGCGAAAAGCTGCAACCGGAACGGCTGCTGGCGCCGGGCGCCATTCCGATCCGCGCGGGCGAGGGCATGGGCGCAGACGGCGAAGGCGTGGACACCATCGTGCTGCAAGACGAAGAAAACGTGGGCTTTCAGTCGATGATCGACCTGATCATGCGCACGGCCGAACGCCATCTGCAAAAGCTGAATGCGCGCCGCCGCGAAACCTGCCCGGTGTCCGACCTGACGGTAGGGGTGCAATGCGGCGGCAGCGACGCCTTTTCCGGCGTGACGGCCAACCCCGCCGTGGGCTTCGCCACCGACCTGCTGGTGCGTGCCGGCGGCACCGTGATGTTCTCCGAGAACACCGAAGTGCGCGACGGCATCGATCAGTTGACGGCGCGCGCCGCCACGCCGGAAGTGGCCGACGCGCTGATCC containing:
- a CDS encoding aldehyde dehydrogenase (NADP(+)), which translates into the protein MTLTGQMLIGNSAVLGSGAAQHAINPATGERLEPAFPAGSADDVARAAELARAAFDPYRAAPLETRAQFLESIAEGILALGDALIERTHLETGLPVARLQGERGRTVGQLRLFARVVRDGYFLDATIDPAQPERQPLPRADLRLANVPLGPVAVFGASNFPLAFSVAGGDTASALAAGCPVIVKAHNAHPGASEMVGRVIQAAVAKHGLPEGTFSLLFGAGSEIGTALVSDPAIAAVGFTGSRRGGLALVAAANARPVPIPVYAEMSSINPVFLMPAALDARAEAIARGFVDSLAMGVGQFCTNPGLVIGVEGPALDRFRQAAAEAVKAKGAATMLTPGIFAAYQDGADALAKHASVATLGRGEASKPEANAAGAVVFGTQADRFLASHELEAEVFGPASLVVACRDVAQMTAVAEHLEGQLTATLFVDEADVAQAQALLPVLERKAGRILANGYPTGVEVSHAMVHGGPFPATSNPASTSVGATAIRRFLRPVCYQDLPDALLPDGVKRANPLSLTRMVDGVMTPA
- a CDS encoding FecR family protein gives rise to the protein MSTLAASEPTHDVMEEAAEWYALLRTGQASSAERQQWRQWLDRGAEQRQAWSYVERIDRRFTPLQTSPDRNAAVSAFHQSISAAPRRRRQVLLGLGAAFGLSCLGWTAWRQTPLSTLATLWGTDYRAGVGETRQVTLADGTRVWINALSAFNVAYSGTQRRLQLVAGEILVDTGKDPLRPFFVDTGQGSLQALGTRFSVSEADADTLVAVYDGAVRVTALRSGASEVVSAGRQARFTRDTLQPLMPADPARESWRQGLLLADGTPLSEVVAALRRYHAGHLGLSPQLRDLPVFGSYPLNDVDRALDMLASVLPIRLQRTLPWWISLEPRA
- a CDS encoding sigma-70 family RNA polymerase sigma factor, with amino-acid sequence MSQDFEHLYGNHHHWLLAWVNWRLGNAADAADLAHDAFVRLLTRPCHFDTPQQARSYLRKMANGMCVDLWRRRSLEQAWLDTLAKQPEPTVSSAEDQAIVLEALGEIDTMLRELPPKVAHAFVMAVACEMTDQEVADTLNVSARMVRKYVARAMLCCMKLEARLAAGLSDDTTDGLRDRLADDTATPSPATP
- the garD gene encoding galactarate dehydratase; translated protein: MQVAADQTPVLIKIHPQDNVAIVANEGGLPAGTVLPDGLQLVDAVPQGHKVALQDLAEGDPVVRYNVVVGFAAKDLPRGSWINERVTTMPTARTLEDLPVGTRITPLPPLEGYTFEGYRNADGTVGTRNILAISTTVQCVQGVVEHAVARIRQELLPRYPNVDDVVGIEHTYGCGVAIDAPGAAIPIRTLHNIARNPNFGGTSMVVSLGCEKLQPERLLAPGAIPIRAGEGMGADGEGVDTIVLQDEENVGFQSMIDLIMRTAERHLQKLNARRRETCPVSDLTVGVQCGGSDAFSGVTANPAVGFATDLLVRAGGTVMFSENTEVRDGIDQLTARAATPEVADALIREMAWYDDYLQRGMADRSANTSPGNKKGGLSNIVEKAMGSIVKSGSSPIHGVLSPGNRLTQKGLIFAATPASDFICGTLQLAAGMNLHIFTTGRGTPYGLAQVPVIKVATRDSLARRWHDLMDVNAGRIATGQASIEDVGWELFRLMLDVASGRQQTCAEKLKLHNALALFNPGPVT